A stretch of the Argentina anserina chromosome 6, drPotAnse1.1, whole genome shotgun sequence genome encodes the following:
- the LOC126797187 gene encoding uncharacterized protein LOC126797187 codes for MAGVLPCSSSTLSLLTPRNFHSQEQCRALHSHPLSTLFVCAAKKKVSFTDQILDYIEGGPKLRKWYGAPKDGSGAEDEDESSEGDEIRDAVLVTDGDSEMGQMVILSLIVKRARVKALVKDKRAALEAFGTYVESLTGDSKDKPFLRRALRGVSTIICPNEGFLSTVGSLKGVNHVILLSQLSVYKGASGIQALMKSNARKLAEEDESILMSSGIPYTIIRAGSLQSSPGGTQGFSFEKGTAAKGTLSKEDAAFICVEAVDAVPEEKFIFEVVNGDDKVSDWKECLNRLMEKS; via the exons ATGGCGGGTGTACTtccttgttcttcatcaactCTCTCTCTGCTAACTCCACGCAATTTCCATTCTCAAGAACAATGCAGAGCTTTGCATTCTCACCCTTTAAGCACCCTTTTTGTTTGTGCTGCCAAGAAGAAAGTTAGTTTCACTGATCAAATTCTTGATTACATTGAAG GGGGTCCTAAGTTGAGGAAATGGTACGGGGCACCTAAGGATGGGTCTGGTGCTGAAGACGAGGATGAATCGTCTG AAGGAGATGAAATCAGGGATGCTGTTTTGGTAACTGATGGAGATAGTGAGATGGGGCAG ATGGTAATATTGTCACTGATTGTCAAAAGAGCTAGAGTGAAAGCATTGGTGAAGGATAAGCGAGCTGCACTTGAAGCATTTGGAACTTATGTTGAG TCATTGACTGGAGATTCAAAGGACAAGCCATTCCTAAGGAGAGCTCTCAGAGGAGTTTCCACAATAATTTGCCCAAAC GAAGGTTTCTTATCTACTGTTGGGAGCTTGAAAGGGGTAAACCATGTTATTCTCTTATCTCAG TTGTCTGTTTACAAAGGTGCCAGTGGCATTCAAGCTCTCATGAAAAGCAATGCAAGGAAATTGGCCGAAGAAGATGAGTCAATATTGATGTCCTCAGGGATCCCTTATACCATCATCAGGGCTGGCTCGTTACAAAGCTCTCCAGGTGGAACACAGGGGTTTAGCTTTGAAAAG GGAACTGCAGCAAAAGGAACTCTTAGCAAAGAGGATGCAGCCTTTATTTGTGTGGAAGCAGTTGATGCAGTCCCTGAGGAAAAATTCATATTTGAG GTGGTGAATGGAGATGACAAGGTTTCAGACTGGAAAGAGTGTTTGAACAGACTGATGGAGAAATCATAA
- the LOC126798318 gene encoding protein ELF4-LIKE 4-like, protein MEGGIYTGIGNGMQLDSKVAQTFQKSFVQVQDILDQNRLLINEINQNHESKIPDNLSRNVGLIRELNNNIRRVVDLYADLSSNFSRSMDASSEGESAGTLKSDGKSGEKRIRSG, encoded by the coding sequence ATGGAAGGTGGTATCTATACAGGCATAGGAAATGGTATGCAGTTGGATAGTAAGGTTGCGCAGACATTTCAGAAGAGCTTTGTACAAGTACAAGACATTTTGGATCAGAACAGATTGCTTATAAATGAGATTAACCAAAATCATGAGTCGAAGATCCCAGATAACCTCAGCAGGAACGTGGGCTTAATTAGAGAGCTTAACAACAACATTAGAAGAGTGGTAGATCTCTACGCTGATCTCTCCAGCAATTTTTCCAGGTCAATGGATGCCTCATCTGAAGGTGAATCTGCTGGGACCTTGAAGTCAGATGGAAAATCTGGTGAGAAGAGAATTAGATCCGGGTAA